One window from the genome of Brachyspira sp. SAP_772 encodes:
- a CDS encoding restriction endonuclease: MNNIVVYLITLIVLAFLTFILIKKIIANKDNKVGKVSGKLSKERILELKKRIAKDENDYEAIYELAMLEENIGENEEALKKYEQLMDIGYLRGKAQLEAAKKLEKKYSELGNRENILKYSAIVFKIDPKNTKYAIKAATILTYEGSFKIACDYFSKVLSAKEEFDIDDIKAAAFAFYKVKDYKKSLAFLETLYKRVNKEKGNKETSKQIAKSLISLYLISEEINIAKSFLEVTLADKFHDDNYIFYLNKVYLFVLYKLDDSKLFKEYYNKIYSLYKIPQFDKKISALIFDYAFYSYFLRDIDFSIQAFRNIKSFNLKEFDIYDVDKILSYLSEIYKASDQLNKIKDSGSYSLQKYKNDNFENYIDKDLTAFWDKTINLWEASFIDFDYLSTLVDARPTLNVDAVLNQLKISVNDDKPNKFTTTNKIDKIFKMSIFDFKKVCQNIIRNKLSHSIVQEYTGEKGKNSYGDEVDYLAYNMKSSKKDLTLISFKRWNNVEIGELMIRDFLMLVSEAGAKNGILIVPVDLTSSAKSYVLHNDRIEVYSRAQFNNLLKDESI, translated from the coding sequence ATGAATAATATAGTTGTATATTTAATAACGTTAATAGTATTAGCTTTTCTTACATTTATCTTAATAAAAAAAATAATTGCAAACAAAGATAATAAAGTAGGAAAAGTATCTGGTAAATTAAGCAAAGAGAGAATATTAGAATTAAAGAAAAGAATTGCTAAAGATGAAAATGACTATGAGGCAATATATGAACTTGCAATGTTAGAAGAGAATATTGGAGAGAATGAAGAGGCTTTAAAAAAATATGAACAATTAATGGATATAGGATACTTAAGAGGAAAGGCTCAGCTTGAAGCTGCTAAAAAATTAGAAAAAAAATATTCTGAATTAGGAAATAGAGAAAATATATTAAAATATTCTGCTATTGTTTTTAAGATAGACCCTAAAAATACAAAATATGCTATAAAGGCAGCTACTATATTAACTTATGAAGGAAGTTTTAAAATAGCTTGCGATTATTTTTCTAAGGTATTATCTGCAAAAGAAGAGTTTGATATTGATGATATTAAAGCGGCAGCATTTGCTTTTTATAAAGTTAAAGATTATAAAAAATCTCTCGCATTTTTAGAAACACTATACAAAAGAGTAAACAAAGAAAAAGGAAACAAAGAAACATCTAAACAAATAGCTAAATCTTTAATTTCACTTTATTTAATATCTGAAGAAATTAATATAGCAAAATCTTTCTTAGAGGTAACACTTGCAGATAAATTCCACGATGATAATTATATATTTTATTTAAACAAAGTATATTTATTTGTATTATATAAATTAGACGACAGCAAATTATTTAAAGAATATTATAACAAAATATACTCATTATATAAAATTCCTCAATTTGACAAAAAAATATCTGCTTTAATATTTGACTATGCATTCTATTCATATTTTTTAAGAGATATTGATTTTTCTATACAAGCTTTTAGAAATATAAAATCATTTAACTTAAAAGAATTTGATATTTATGATGTTGATAAAATATTAAGCTATTTATCTGAAATATATAAAGCATCAGATCAATTAAATAAAATAAAAGATTCCGGCTCATATTCTCTACAAAAATACAAAAACGACAACTTTGAAAATTATATAGATAAAGATTTAACAGCATTCTGGGATAAAACAATAAATTTATGGGAAGCTTCTTTTATAGATTTTGATTATCTATCAACTTTAGTAGATGCAAGGCCTACACTTAATGTTGATGCGGTATTAAATCAATTAAAAATTTCTGTAAATGATGATAAACCAAATAAATTTACAACCACCAATAAAATAGATAAAATATTTAAAATGAGCATATTTGATTTTAAAAAGGTTTGTCAAAATATAATAAGAAACAAATTATCACATTCAATAGTTCAGGAATACACAGGAGAAAAAGGAAAAAACAGTTACGGAGATGAAGTAGATTATTTAGCATACAACATGAAAAGCAGCAAAAAAGATTTAACTCTAATATCTTTCAAAAGATGGAACAATGTAGAGATTGGAGAGCTTATGATTAGAGACTTTTTAATGCTTGTTTCTGAGGCTGGGGCTAAAAATGGAATATTAATTGTACCTGTGGATCTTACAAGCAGTGCTAAAAGTTATGTACTTCATAATGATAGAATAGAAGTTTATTCTAGGGCACAATTTAATAATTTATTAAAAGATGAGTCTATATAA
- a CDS encoding DUF305 domain-containing protein translates to MKIFLTLITIIMMLVFTVSCTQKTDSENNIAQNNTAENAHNAHAAHNASGSKIIDAMHAPMMAQAFEKTKNIDVDFLVNMIPHHQGAIDSSKILLETTTNETLKTLANNIIKAQEKEIEEFKALVEELKAKNTDYSDIDTVAFGNEAEKIMNDMMMEMSMIEVTADNDIDFLKGMIPHHQAAVDASKQILSYTKDDKIKEIANRIITDQEKEIADMNNLLTSLTSK, encoded by the coding sequence ATGAAAATTTTTTTAACTTTAATTACTATTATAATGATGTTAGTTTTTACTGTTTCTTGCACTCAAAAAACAGATTCAGAAAATAATATTGCTCAAAACAATACAGCAGAAAATGCTCATAATGCACATGCAGCTCATAATGCTTCTGGTTCTAAAATCATAGATGCAATGCATGCTCCTATGATGGCTCAGGCTTTTGAGAAAACTAAAAATATAGATGTTGATTTTTTAGTTAATATGATACCTCATCATCAAGGAGCTATAGATTCTTCTAAAATACTTCTTGAAACTACTACAAATGAAACTCTAAAAACTTTAGCTAATAATATTATAAAAGCTCAAGAGAAAGAGATAGAAGAGTTTAAAGCTTTAGTAGAAGAATTAAAAGCAAAAAATACAGATTATAGCGATATAGACACTGTAGCTTTTGGAAATGAGGCAGAGAAGATTATGAATGATATGATGATGGAAATGTCTATGATAGAAGTTACTGCAGATAATGACATAGATTTTCTTAAAGGAATGATACCTCATCATCAGGCTGCAGTTGATGCTTCTAAGCAAATATTATCATATACAAAAGATGATAAAATTAAAGAAATAGCTAATAGAATAATAACTGACCAAGAAAAAGAAATAGCAGATATGAATAATTTATTAACTTCATTAACATCAAAATAA
- the lpxD gene encoding UDP-3-O-(3-hydroxymyristoyl)glucosamine N-acyltransferase, producing the protein MNIKDIAKFLNAIKILGDDNVNITTLSPINDISEGSIVCVDNNKYIEAALNSKANAIILREDLANTIEDFKNKTAIIHPNPKEAFIKLLYILFEDKKYPLGTIESTAVIKENAKIDKETYIGDNVHIGKNVKIAKGSVIESGVFLGDDVEIGENCLIHSNVSIHDRCIIKNNVIIGSSTVVGNDGFGFFEVNGKQMKIPQRGNVLIENDVEIGANVCIDRATLGSTIIREGVKIDNLVQIAHNCDIGEHSIIVSQVGIAGSSKLGHHCVLAGQVGLADHVTLGDRVILGGQSGVMSNVKIESNSVMLGSPAQNINREKLKMIAEQKLPELISLVEERFDVKIRRAK; encoded by the coding sequence ATGAATATTAAAGATATTGCTAAATTTTTAAATGCTATAAAAATACTAGGAGATGACAATGTTAATATAACAACTCTCTCTCCAATTAATGATATATCAGAAGGCTCTATAGTTTGTGTTGATAATAATAAATATATAGAAGCTGCTTTAAATAGTAAAGCTAATGCAATTATTTTAAGAGAGGATTTGGCAAACACTATAGAAGATTTTAAAAACAAAACTGCTATTATTCATCCAAATCCCAAAGAAGCATTCATAAAACTTCTTTATATTTTATTTGAAGATAAAAAATATCCATTAGGCACTATAGAAAGTACTGCTGTTATAAAAGAGAATGCAAAAATAGATAAAGAAACATATATAGGAGATAATGTCCATATTGGAAAGAATGTAAAAATAGCTAAAGGCAGTGTAATAGAGAGCGGAGTATTTTTGGGAGATGATGTTGAAATAGGAGAGAATTGCCTTATACATTCAAACGTTTCTATACATGACAGATGCATAATAAAAAACAATGTTATAATAGGTTCATCTACCGTTGTTGGAAATGATGGTTTTGGATTTTTTGAAGTTAATGGAAAGCAGATGAAAATTCCTCAAAGGGGAAATGTTTTAATAGAAAACGATGTTGAGATAGGTGCTAATGTTTGTATAGACAGAGCTACTTTAGGCTCTACAATAATTAGAGAGGGCGTAAAAATAGACAACTTAGTTCAAATTGCTCATAACTGTGACATTGGAGAGCATTCTATAATTGTATCGCAAGTTGGAATTGCAGGAAGCAGTAAGTTGGGTCATCATTGTGTGCTTGCAGGACAGGTTGGTTTGGCTGACCATGTTACTTTGGGTGACAGAGTTATATTGGGCGGACAAAGTGGTGTTATGTCTAATGTGAAAATAGAATCAAACTCTGTTATGCTTGGCTCTCCTGCTCAAAATATTAACAGAGAAAAATTAAAAATGATAGCAGAGCAAAAACTTCCAGAATTAATTAGTTTGGTAGAAGAGCGTTTTGATGTTAAGATAAGAAGAGCTAAGTAA